The Rhododendron vialii isolate Sample 1 chromosome 5a, ASM3025357v1 genome contains a region encoding:
- the LOC131326452 gene encoding protein MIZU-KUSSEI 1, with protein MTKTLRRFLLPCFTTTTSSSSTTTTPVKKRLSTSLRDDIEDPPRKTQENIDQTQSEDDENDGAYSPSAAAIAAAAPPRASKTMVIGTIFGHRRGHVWFCVQHDRLSTRPALLLELPIPTHLLVKEMRCGLVRIALETLTRPGSELVSCPLRSVPVWTMLCNGRKLGFAGRRKATESTRLMLKTMQSITVGAGVLPAGFGFGSGSEADGELMYMRANYECVVGGPDSESFHLINPDECPGQELSIFLMRSR; from the coding sequence ATGACCAAGACCCTCCGTAGATTCCTCCTCCCCtgtttcaccaccaccacctcctcctcctccaccaccaccacccccgtCAAGAAACGCCTAAGCACCTCGCTTCGCGACGACATCGAAGACCCGCCGAGAAAAACCCAAGAAAACATCGACCAAACCCAATCCGAAGACGACGAGAACGACGGCGCTTACTCCCCCTCCGCCGCCGCCATCGCCGCAGCGGCGCCGCCGCGAGCGTCCAAGACGATGGTGATCGGCACCATCTTCGGCCACCGCCGCGGCCACGTCTGGTTCTGCGTCCAGCACGACCGGCTCAGCACCCGACCCGCTTTACTGCTCGAACTCCCAATACCCACCCACTTACTGGTTAAAGAAATGCGTTGCGGGTTGGTCCGAATAGCGCTTGAAACCCTAACCCGCCCCGGATCAGAACTGGTTTCTTGCCCGCTTAGGTCCGTGCCCGTCTGGACTATGCTGTGTAATGGAAGGAAACTCGGGTTTGCGGGCCGGAGGAAGGCGACCGAATCGACCCGGCTCATGCTGAAGACCATGCAGTCGATTACGGTCGGGGCGGGGGTTTTGCCAGCCGGGTTCGGGTTTGGATCCGGGTCGGAGGCTGATGGGGAGCTTATGTACATGAGGGCTAATTATGAATGTGTGGTGGGTGGTCCGGATTCGGAGTCTTTTCATCTCATTAACCCGGATGAGTGCCCGGGTCAAGAACTCAGCATCTTCTTGATGAGGTCTAGGTGA